In a genomic window of Chrysemys picta bellii isolate R12L10 chromosome 1, ASM1138683v2, whole genome shotgun sequence:
- the SPRY2 gene encoding protein sprouty homolog 2, with the protein METRAQNGSGSQSLLQVRHDGGRQQGDSDLRDVLTQQVHVLSLDQIRAIRNTNEYTEGPTVAPRPGVKPAPRPASQHKNERPHGLPEHRHLTRVQHAQVHTSSRAPLSRSISTVSTGSRSSTRTSTSSNSSEHRLLGSSSGPMADGIIRVQPKSEFKTSNLKPLSKDDLGMHAYRCEDCGKCKCKECTSPRTLPSCWICDKQCLCSAQNVVDYGTCVCCVKCLFYHCSNDDEDNCADNPCSCSQSHCCTRWSAMGVVSLFLPCLWCYLPAKGCLKLCQGCYDRVNRPGCRCKHSNTVCCKVPSIPPRNFEKPT; encoded by the coding sequence ATGGAGACAAGAGCTCAGAATGGCAGTGGGTCCCAGTCTTTGCTACAGGTTCGGCATGAcggtgggaggcagcagggagacTCTGACCTGAGGGATGTTCTGACACAGCAGGTTCATGTGTTGTCACTGGACCAGATCAGGGCCATCCGAAATACAAATGAGTACACAGAGGGACCTACAGTGGCTCCGCGACCAGGGGTTAAACCTGCCCCTCGTCCAGCTAGCCAGCACAAAAACGAAAGACCACATGGCTTGCCTGAACATCGTCATCTTACCAGGGTCCAACATGCACAGGTACATACTTCCTCCCGGGCACCCCTGTCCCGTTCCATCAGTACGGTCAGCACAGGTTCACGGAGCAGTACAAGGACAAGTACAAGCAGTAATTCATCTGAACACAGACTTTTAGGATCATCTTCAGGGCCAATGGCTGATGGGATAATCAGGGTGCAGCCCAAGTCTGAGTTCAAGACAAGCAATCTGAAGCCCCTGAGCAAAGACGACTTGGGCATGCATGCCTATAGGTGTGAGGACTGTGGAAAATGTAAGTGTAAGGAGTGCACTTCTCCAAGGACCCTGCCATCCTGTTGGATCTGTGACAAGCAGTGTCTTTGCTCAGCCCAGAATGTGGTTGATTATGGGACTTGTGTTTGCTGTGTGAAATGCCTCTTCTATCACTGCTCTAATGATGATGAGGACAACTGTGCTGACAACCCATGCTCTTGCAGTCAGTCACATTGCTGCACTAGATGGTCTGCCATGGGTGTTGTATCCCTCTTTTTGCCTTGCTTGTGGTGTTACTTACCAGCCAAGGGTTGCCTTAAATTGTGCCAGGGGTGTTATGACCGGGTAAACAGACCCGGATGCCGCTGTAAACACTCAAACACAGTTTGTTGCAAAGTTCCCAGTATTCCGCCCAGGAACTTTGAAAAGCCAACATAG